The following proteins are encoded in a genomic region of Acipenser ruthenus chromosome 4, fAciRut3.2 maternal haplotype, whole genome shotgun sequence:
- the LOC117399536 gene encoding ETS translocation variant 1 isoform X2: MLQDLSVFFPPCLQHRSLAQVPDNDEQFVPDFQAENLAFHSLPLKIKKEPQSPCSELSSTCSQEQPFQFSYGEKCLCNVSAYAQKPQMGMKPSCSPTPSCSTPVSPLHHASPNPAPTPKPDRTYPHLPPPQQIPDNSFSMDHRFRRQLSEPCHSFPTPSAMSRDGRPMYHRQMSEPNIPYPPQAFKQEYPDPVYEHAAMVGGPASQNYPPSMIIKQEPRDFMYDSEVPSCHSIYMRQECFLPHSNRTEGCMYDKVPRHFYDDTCVVPEKFEGDIKQEPGIYREGPTYQRRGSLQLWQFLVALLDDPSNSHFIAWTGRGMEFKLIEPEEVARRWGLQKNRPAMNYDKLSRSLRYYYEKGIMQKVAGERYVYKFVCDPEALFSMAFPDNQRPVLKTDLERHINEEDTVPLSHFDENMTYMQEGAYCNAHPYNEGYVY, encoded by the exons CTCAAGTTCCTGACAATGATGAGCAGTTTGTGCCAGACTTCCAAGCTGAAAACC TGGCTTTCCACAGTCTCCCGCTGAAAATCAAAAAGGAACCCCAGAGTCCTTGCTCGGAGTTAAGCTCCACTTGCAGTCAAGAACAGCCTTTCCAGTTCAGTTATGGGGAGAAGTGCCTGTGTAATGTCAG TGCCTATGCTCAGAAGCCACAAATGGGAATGAAGCCTTCCTGTTCACCAACACCATCCTGCAGCACGCCAGTGTCCCCTCTGCACCATGCTTCACCTAATCCAGCACCAACTCCCAAACCAGACAGGACCTATCCTCACCTTCCACCGCCCCAGCAAATACCTGACAACTCTTTCTCAATGGACCACAG ATTTCGACGACAGTTGTCAGAGCCATGCCATTCATTTCCCACTCCCTCTGCAATGTCCAGAGATGGTCGGCCAATGTACCACAGGCAAATGTCAGAGCCTAACATCCCATACCCACCACAGGCCTTCAAACAGGAGTACCCTGATCCCGTATATGAGCATGCTGCCATGGTTGGGGGTCCAGCCAGTCAAAATTACCCTCCATCAATGATTATCAAACAGGAGCCGAGGGATTTCATGTATGACTCAG aaGTGCCTAGCTGTCATTCCATCTACATGAGGCAAGAATGTTTCCTGCCTCATTCCAACAGAACTGAAG GTTGTATGTATGATAAAGTACCAAGGCACTTCTATGACGATACATGTGTGGTTCCTGAGAAGTTTGAAG GTGATATTAAACAGGAACCTGGCATATACCGTGAAGGACCCACGTACCAACGGCGAGGTTCCCTTCAGCTTTGGCAGTTTCTGGTAGCCCTCTTGGACGACCCTTCCAACTCCCACTTTATAGCCTGGACAGGTCGAGGCATGGAGTTCAAACTCATAGAGCCAGAAGAG GTGGCCCGTCGTTGGGGCCTTCAAAAAAACCGTCCAGCCATGAACTATGATAAATTGAGTCGCTCCCTTCGCTATTACTATGAAAAGGGAATCATGCAAAAG gTAGCTGGGGAGAGATATGTATACAAGTTTGTTTGTGACCCAGAAGCGCTTTTCTCCATGGCATTTCCAGACAATCAGCGGCCAGTGCTGAAGACAGATCTGGAGCGCCACATCAATGAAGAAGACACAGTCCCACTGTCCCACTTCGATGAGAACATGACCTACATGCAAGAAGGAGCCTATTGTAATGCCCACCCCTATAATGAAGGATATGTGTATTAA
- the LOC117399536 gene encoding ETS translocation variant 1 isoform X4, whose amino-acid sequence MGMKPSCSPTPSCSTPVSPLHHASPNPAPTPKPDRTYPHLPPPQQIPDNSFSMDHRFRRQLSEPCHSFPTPSAMSRDGRPMYHRQMSEPNIPYPPQAFKQEYPDPVYEHAAMVGGPASQNYPPSMIIKQEPRDFMYDSEVPSCHSIYMRQECFLPHSNRTEGCMYDKVPRHFYDDTCVVPEKFEGDIKQEPGIYREGPTYQRRGSLQLWQFLVALLDDPSNSHFIAWTGRGMEFKLIEPEEVARRWGLQKNRPAMNYDKLSRSLRYYYEKGIMQKVAGERYVYKFVCDPEALFSMAFPDNQRPVLKTDLERHINEEDTVPLSHFDENMTYMQEGAYCNAHPYNEGYVY is encoded by the exons ATGGGAATGAAGCCTTCCTGTTCACCAACACCATCCTGCAGCACGCCAGTGTCCCCTCTGCACCATGCTTCACCTAATCCAGCACCAACTCCCAAACCAGACAGGACCTATCCTCACCTTCCACCGCCCCAGCAAATACCTGACAACTCTTTCTCAATGGACCACAG ATTTCGACGACAGTTGTCAGAGCCATGCCATTCATTTCCCACTCCCTCTGCAATGTCCAGAGATGGTCGGCCAATGTACCACAGGCAAATGTCAGAGCCTAACATCCCATACCCACCACAGGCCTTCAAACAGGAGTACCCTGATCCCGTATATGAGCATGCTGCCATGGTTGGGGGTCCAGCCAGTCAAAATTACCCTCCATCAATGATTATCAAACAGGAGCCGAGGGATTTCATGTATGACTCAG aaGTGCCTAGCTGTCATTCCATCTACATGAGGCAAGAATGTTTCCTGCCTCATTCCAACAGAACTGAAG GTTGTATGTATGATAAAGTACCAAGGCACTTCTATGACGATACATGTGTGGTTCCTGAGAAGTTTGAAG GTGATATTAAACAGGAACCTGGCATATACCGTGAAGGACCCACGTACCAACGGCGAGGTTCCCTTCAGCTTTGGCAGTTTCTGGTAGCCCTCTTGGACGACCCTTCCAACTCCCACTTTATAGCCTGGACAGGTCGAGGCATGGAGTTCAAACTCATAGAGCCAGAAGAG GTGGCCCGTCGTTGGGGCCTTCAAAAAAACCGTCCAGCCATGAACTATGATAAATTGAGTCGCTCCCTTCGCTATTACTATGAAAAGGGAATCATGCAAAAG gTAGCTGGGGAGAGATATGTATACAAGTTTGTTTGTGACCCAGAAGCGCTTTTCTCCATGGCATTTCCAGACAATCAGCGGCCAGTGCTGAAGACAGATCTGGAGCGCCACATCAATGAAGAAGACACAGTCCCACTGTCCCACTTCGATGAGAACATGACCTACATGCAAGAAGGAGCCTATTGTAATGCCCACCCCTATAATGAAGGATATGTGTATTAA
- the LOC117399536 gene encoding ETS translocation variant 1 isoform X3, giving the protein MAFHSLPLKIKKEPQSPCSELSSTCSQEQPFQFSYGEKCLCNVSAYAQKPQMGMKPSCSPTPSCSTPVSPLHHASPNPAPTPKPDRTYPHLPPPQQIPDNSFSMDHRFRRQLSEPCHSFPTPSAMSRDGRPMYHRQMSEPNIPYPPQAFKQEYPDPVYEHAAMVGGPASQNYPPSMIIKQEPRDFMYDSEVPSCHSIYMRQECFLPHSNRTEGCMYDKVPRHFYDDTCVVPEKFEGDIKQEPGIYREGPTYQRRGSLQLWQFLVALLDDPSNSHFIAWTGRGMEFKLIEPEEVARRWGLQKNRPAMNYDKLSRSLRYYYEKGIMQKVAGERYVYKFVCDPEALFSMAFPDNQRPVLKTDLERHINEEDTVPLSHFDENMTYMQEGAYCNAHPYNEGYVY; this is encoded by the exons a TGGCTTTCCACAGTCTCCCGCTGAAAATCAAAAAGGAACCCCAGAGTCCTTGCTCGGAGTTAAGCTCCACTTGCAGTCAAGAACAGCCTTTCCAGTTCAGTTATGGGGAGAAGTGCCTGTGTAATGTCAG TGCCTATGCTCAGAAGCCACAAATGGGAATGAAGCCTTCCTGTTCACCAACACCATCCTGCAGCACGCCAGTGTCCCCTCTGCACCATGCTTCACCTAATCCAGCACCAACTCCCAAACCAGACAGGACCTATCCTCACCTTCCACCGCCCCAGCAAATACCTGACAACTCTTTCTCAATGGACCACAG ATTTCGACGACAGTTGTCAGAGCCATGCCATTCATTTCCCACTCCCTCTGCAATGTCCAGAGATGGTCGGCCAATGTACCACAGGCAAATGTCAGAGCCTAACATCCCATACCCACCACAGGCCTTCAAACAGGAGTACCCTGATCCCGTATATGAGCATGCTGCCATGGTTGGGGGTCCAGCCAGTCAAAATTACCCTCCATCAATGATTATCAAACAGGAGCCGAGGGATTTCATGTATGACTCAG aaGTGCCTAGCTGTCATTCCATCTACATGAGGCAAGAATGTTTCCTGCCTCATTCCAACAGAACTGAAG GTTGTATGTATGATAAAGTACCAAGGCACTTCTATGACGATACATGTGTGGTTCCTGAGAAGTTTGAAG GTGATATTAAACAGGAACCTGGCATATACCGTGAAGGACCCACGTACCAACGGCGAGGTTCCCTTCAGCTTTGGCAGTTTCTGGTAGCCCTCTTGGACGACCCTTCCAACTCCCACTTTATAGCCTGGACAGGTCGAGGCATGGAGTTCAAACTCATAGAGCCAGAAGAG GTGGCCCGTCGTTGGGGCCTTCAAAAAAACCGTCCAGCCATGAACTATGATAAATTGAGTCGCTCCCTTCGCTATTACTATGAAAAGGGAATCATGCAAAAG gTAGCTGGGGAGAGATATGTATACAAGTTTGTTTGTGACCCAGAAGCGCTTTTCTCCATGGCATTTCCAGACAATCAGCGGCCAGTGCTGAAGACAGATCTGGAGCGCCACATCAATGAAGAAGACACAGTCCCACTGTCCCACTTCGATGAGAACATGACCTACATGCAAGAAGGAGCCTATTGTAATGCCCACCCCTATAATGAAGGATATGTGTATTAA